Proteins encoded by one window of Deinococcus radiodurans R1 = ATCC 13939 = DSM 20539:
- the trxB gene encoding thioredoxin-disulfide reductase, producing the protein MTAPTAHDYDVVIIGGGPAGLTAAIYTGRAQLSTLILEKGMPGGQIAWSEEVENFPGFPEPIAGMELAQRMHQQAEKFGAKVEMDEVQGVQHDATSHPYPFTVRGYNGEYRAKAVILATGADPRKLGIPGEDNFWGKGVSTCATCDGFFYKGKKVVVIGGGDAAVEEGMFLTKFADEVTVIHRRDTLRANKVAQARAFANPKMKFIWDTAVEEIQGADSVSGVKLRNLKTGEVSELATDGVFIFIGHVPNTAFVKDTVSLRDDGYVDVRDEIYTNIPMLFAAGDVSDYIYRQLATSVGAGTRAAMMTERQLAALEVEGEEVTAAD; encoded by the coding sequence ATGACGGCACCTACTGCACACGACTACGACGTGGTGATTATCGGCGGCGGCCCGGCGGGGCTCACGGCGGCGATCTACACCGGGCGGGCCCAGCTCAGCACGCTGATTCTGGAAAAGGGGATGCCCGGTGGGCAGATTGCCTGGAGCGAGGAAGTGGAAAACTTCCCCGGCTTCCCCGAGCCGATTGCCGGGATGGAACTCGCCCAGCGGATGCACCAGCAGGCCGAGAAGTTCGGCGCCAAAGTGGAGATGGACGAGGTGCAGGGCGTGCAGCACGACGCGACCTCGCACCCTTACCCCTTTACCGTCCGGGGCTACAACGGTGAGTACCGCGCCAAGGCGGTCATTCTGGCGACGGGTGCCGACCCGCGCAAACTCGGCATTCCCGGTGAGGACAACTTCTGGGGCAAAGGCGTGAGCACCTGCGCCACCTGCGACGGCTTTTTCTATAAGGGCAAGAAAGTCGTGGTGATTGGCGGCGGCGACGCAGCGGTGGAAGAGGGAATGTTCCTGACCAAGTTTGCCGACGAGGTGACGGTCATTCACCGCCGCGACACGCTGCGAGCCAACAAGGTGGCGCAGGCCCGCGCGTTCGCCAACCCCAAGATGAAGTTCATCTGGGACACCGCCGTCGAGGAAATCCAGGGGGCGGACAGCGTGAGCGGCGTGAAACTGCGTAATCTCAAGACCGGCGAAGTCAGCGAGCTGGCGACCGACGGCGTGTTCATCTTCATCGGTCACGTGCCGAACACCGCGTTCGTCAAGGACACCGTGAGCCTGCGCGACGACGGCTACGTGGACGTGCGCGACGAGATTTACACCAACATCCCGATGCTGTTCGCTGCCGGGGACGTGAGCGATTACATCTACCGCCAGCTCGCCACCAGCGTGGGCGCCGGCACCCGCGCCGCCATGATGACGGAGCGCCAGCTCGCCGCGCTCGAAGTGGAAGGCGAAGAGGTCACGGCTGCCGACTGA
- a CDS encoding DIP1984 family protein, whose product MKLAEALIERADLQKRAAQLEERLVQNMQVQEGEVPAEDPRELLNELLTVSSALEVLLPRIHRANLSATLPSGQTLTDALTRRDLLDARLKALRRAATAAAERQTRYSNSELRMVAVIPPSELQKLADVMAKERRELEVQIQQANWQTDLPGSGA is encoded by the coding sequence ATGAAACTTGCCGAAGCCCTCATTGAACGCGCCGACCTGCAAAAGCGGGCCGCGCAACTCGAAGAACGCCTTGTGCAGAACATGCAGGTGCAGGAAGGTGAGGTGCCCGCTGAGGACCCGCGCGAGCTGCTCAACGAACTGCTGACCGTCTCATCGGCGCTCGAAGTCCTGCTGCCCCGCATCCACCGCGCCAATCTGTCGGCCACGCTGCCTAGCGGTCAGACCTTGACCGACGCCCTGACCCGCCGTGACTTGCTCGACGCCCGCCTGAAGGCCCTGCGCCGCGCCGCGACCGCCGCTGCCGAACGGCAAACGCGCTACAGCAACAGCGAACTGCGGATGGTCGCCGTTATTCCCCCGAGCGAGCTGCAAAAGCTGGCCGACGTGATGGCGAAAGAGCGGCGCGAACTCGAAGTGCAGATTCAGCAGGCCAACTGGCAGACCGACTTGCCCGGCTCAGGGGCTTGA
- a CDS encoding HD domain-containing protein: MLRLSLPDRLRRKLGGYVGKVRRLSRSLRADAAHPDDRWAEQFLNPGERLVYRSMDPRDREHACRVTRHLLGDHPLASPELIAASLLHDCGKSVRPYHVAERVLVGLIPHRLSILLPPAGALGIRAAHPELGAELLAYAGARPRVAQLVARHHASVGDPEAALLHHYDELE; the protein is encoded by the coding sequence ATGTTGCGGCTTTCTCTTCCTGACCGGCTGCGGCGCAAGCTGGGGGGGTACGTGGGCAAGGTCCGGCGGCTGTCGCGCAGCTTGCGGGCCGACGCCGCCCACCCCGACGACCGCTGGGCCGAGCAGTTTCTCAACCCCGGCGAGCGGCTGGTGTACCGCAGCATGGACCCGCGTGACCGTGAACACGCTTGCCGCGTGACCCGGCACCTGCTGGGCGATCATCCCCTCGCCAGCCCCGAGCTGATCGCCGCCTCGCTGCTGCACGACTGCGGCAAAAGCGTGCGCCCCTACCATGTCGCCGAACGCGTGCTGGTCGGCCTGATTCCCCACCGCCTGAGCATTCTGCTGCCGCCTGCCGGGGCGCTGGGCATCCGGGCGGCACACCCTGAACTGGGGGCCGAGTTGCTCGCCTACGCGGGTGCCCGGCCTCGCGTCGCGCAACTCGTGGCCCGGCACCACGCCTCGGTGGGGGACCCGGAAGCGGCGCTGCTGCACCATTACGACGAGCTGGAATAG
- a CDS encoding endonuclease MutS2, whose amino-acid sequence MAFDSRALSALDFPRITAALADRAATSLGRERALALRPSDDAYRIAQELDEVEDALFGVSLSLGGIHDIRDIHARAGEGRVLSGQDLLNAAYSLDGAMTVKRAIETNSRGPLRDVATGLGDHSELVRRVLQSLDREGNVRDDASPRLRDLRKRIEPLRGRIREKLTQTLEKWSDVLQEHLVTIRRDRYVLPVLASRVGSVQGIIVDASATGQTYFVEPAAVTQLNNELTRLILDEEAEVRRILTELSALLAQDSAVPMTLATIGELDLIASKAKLARDWRLNRPEAAPDGLYDLHEARHPLIENPVANDIQLGETKLLLITGPNMGGKTATLKTLGLAVLMHQCGLYVAAASARLPVVRDILVDIGDEQSIEASLSTFASHLKHLRYVLRHAAPDTLVLVDELGSGTDPDEGAALAQSLIETLLEQDARGIITSHLSPLKLFALETPGLKNASMGFAVGTLAPTYQLQVGQPGRSYALAIANRMGLPRDVLSRAEELLGPEAGLMERMLSELERERRELGEQLETAAAARREAEAELGRVRHERETLETRRNEMLAEASQKAESLYADAVERVRTLRARAQEDSARPRVMQELRELRVQAQKARPAPPKREERGDPIRVGNKVNVPAYGAQGQVLEMRGDDLVVQLGLMKVGVKRRDVRLVQETKVKAPKPSFVGSAPSRFDNELQLRGLSVEAAVEELRAAIAEARALKETPLRVVHGKGMGVLRRTLRDYLKTDKNVESFHDAEANQGGHGVTIVNVKR is encoded by the coding sequence ATGGCTTTCGATTCCCGCGCTCTTTCTGCACTTGATTTTCCGCGTATTACTGCGGCCCTGGCCGACCGCGCCGCCACCTCGCTGGGGCGAGAACGCGCCCTGGCCCTGCGCCCGAGCGACGACGCCTACCGCATCGCTCAGGAACTCGACGAGGTGGAAGACGCCTTGTTCGGCGTCAGCCTAAGTCTGGGAGGCATTCACGACATCCGCGACATCCATGCCCGCGCCGGGGAAGGCCGGGTGCTGAGCGGGCAAGACCTGCTCAACGCCGCCTACTCGCTCGACGGGGCGATGACGGTCAAGCGGGCCATCGAGACCAATTCACGCGGGCCACTGCGCGACGTGGCGACGGGGCTGGGCGACCACTCCGAACTGGTGCGGCGGGTGCTGCAAAGCCTGGACCGCGAGGGCAACGTACGCGACGACGCCTCGCCCCGGCTGCGTGACCTGCGCAAGCGCATCGAGCCGCTGCGGGGGCGCATCCGCGAAAAGCTGACGCAGACGCTGGAAAAGTGGTCGGACGTGTTGCAGGAACACCTCGTCACCATTCGCCGCGACCGCTACGTGCTGCCGGTGCTGGCGAGCCGGGTGGGCAGCGTGCAGGGCATCATCGTGGACGCTTCGGCCACCGGGCAGACCTATTTCGTGGAGCCCGCCGCCGTCACGCAGCTCAACAACGAGCTGACCCGCCTGATTCTGGACGAGGAAGCCGAGGTGCGGCGGATTCTGACCGAGCTGTCGGCCCTGCTCGCGCAGGACAGTGCCGTGCCGATGACCCTGGCGACGATTGGCGAACTCGACCTGATTGCGTCGAAGGCCAAACTCGCCCGCGACTGGCGGCTCAACCGCCCCGAGGCAGCCCCGGACGGGCTGTACGATCTGCACGAAGCCCGACACCCGCTGATCGAAAACCCCGTCGCCAATGATATTCAGCTCGGTGAGACCAAACTGCTGCTCATCACCGGCCCCAACATGGGCGGCAAGACAGCGACCCTCAAAACGCTGGGCCTCGCCGTGCTGATGCACCAATGCGGACTGTACGTGGCGGCGGCCTCGGCGCGGTTGCCCGTCGTGCGCGACATTCTGGTGGACATCGGGGACGAGCAGAGCATCGAGGCGAGTCTTTCAACCTTTGCCTCTCACCTCAAGCACCTGCGCTACGTGCTGCGGCACGCGGCCCCCGATACCTTGGTGCTGGTGGACGAACTCGGCAGCGGCACCGACCCCGACGAGGGCGCGGCGCTGGCGCAAAGCCTCATTGAAACGCTGTTGGAGCAGGACGCACGCGGCATCATCACCTCGCACCTCTCGCCGCTCAAGCTGTTCGCGCTGGAAACGCCGGGCCTGAAAAACGCCAGCATGGGCTTCGCAGTCGGTACGCTGGCACCCACCTATCAGCTCCAGGTGGGGCAGCCGGGCCGCTCCTACGCGCTGGCGATTGCCAACCGCATGGGGCTGCCGCGTGACGTGCTGAGCCGCGCCGAGGAGCTGCTGGGGCCGGAAGCGGGCCTGATGGAGCGGATGCTGAGTGAGCTGGAGCGCGAGCGCCGCGAACTCGGCGAGCAACTCGAAACCGCCGCTGCCGCCCGCCGCGAGGCCGAGGCCGAACTGGGCCGGGTGCGCCACGAGCGAGAAACGCTCGAAACCCGCCGGAATGAGATGCTGGCCGAGGCGTCCCAGAAGGCCGAAAGCCTCTATGCCGACGCTGTGGAACGTGTGCGGACCCTGCGCGCCCGGGCCCAGGAAGACAGCGCTCGCCCCCGCGTGATGCAGGAGCTGCGCGAACTGCGGGTGCAGGCGCAAAAAGCCCGCCCCGCGCCGCCCAAGCGCGAGGAACGCGGTGACCCCATCCGGGTGGGTAACAAGGTGAACGTGCCGGCCTACGGTGCTCAGGGACAGGTGCTGGAGATGCGCGGTGACGACCTCGTAGTGCAGCTCGGCCTGATGAAAGTCGGCGTCAAGCGGCGCGACGTGCGGCTGGTGCAGGAAACGAAGGTCAAGGCGCCCAAGCCCAGCTTTGTCGGCAGCGCCCCGAGCCGCTTCGACAACGAACTGCAACTGCGCGGCCTGAGCGTGGAGGCGGCGGTGGAAGAGCTGCGCGCCGCGATTGCCGAGGCCCGCGCGCTGAAAGAAACCCCGCTGCGGGTGGTTCACGGCAAAGGCATGGGCGTGCTGCGCCGCACCCTGCGCGACTACCTCAAGACCGACAAGAACGTGGAGTCCTTCCACGACGCCGAAGCCAATCAGGGCGGGCACGGCGTAACGATTGTGAACGTAAAGCGCTGA
- a CDS encoding GNAT family N-acetyltransferase, translated as MPHRPYRDEADLTLLLRWLSDHAPTTFMHPGDLVWWLYQNTQVDPRQALELLFDGEAGGNELQGFGYCDGSWSVLQGLPDLPAHVWDEMVAAAATRAGGKLTVQPHEWDTPQLAALKRAGFELTDNRMVRLVREVQPCDQEAVALPAGFHFADMSGSEVSPEDRVKVHQDVWHPSKVTLEAYGRLQAAPLYRPDLDVMVVAPSGEIAAYALGWFDPGSRTGLMEPVGTRAAFRRQGLGKGLIREVTHRFAALGAQKVTIGSYEKNVAAVALYTSAGYAARGFWVDWETETAAMKEGQDSA; from the coding sequence ATGCCGCACCGCCCCTACCGCGATGAAGCCGACCTGACCCTGCTGCTGCGCTGGCTGTCCGACCATGCGCCGACGACTTTTATGCACCCCGGCGACCTGGTGTGGTGGCTGTATCAGAACACGCAGGTGGACCCCCGGCAGGCGCTGGAGCTGCTTTTTGACGGTGAAGCTGGAGGGAACGAGTTGCAGGGCTTCGGCTACTGCGACGGCTCCTGGTCCGTCCTGCAAGGTCTGCCTGACCTTCCTGCCCACGTCTGGGACGAGATGGTGGCAGCTGCGGCAACCCGAGCTGGCGGTAAGCTGACCGTGCAGCCCCACGAATGGGACACTCCGCAACTGGCCGCGCTGAAACGGGCCGGGTTTGAGCTCACGGACAACCGCATGGTTCGGCTGGTGCGCGAAGTGCAGCCGTGCGACCAGGAAGCTGTCGCCCTGCCCGCCGGTTTCCATTTTGCCGATATGAGCGGGAGCGAAGTCAGCCCCGAGGACCGCGTGAAGGTGCATCAGGACGTGTGGCACCCCTCCAAAGTCACTCTGGAGGCATACGGGCGACTGCAAGCGGCGCCGCTGTACCGCCCTGACCTGGACGTGATGGTTGTCGCACCCTCCGGCGAAATCGCCGCCTACGCACTCGGCTGGTTTGACCCCGGTTCGCGCACTGGCCTGATGGAACCCGTCGGTACTCGTGCTGCCTTCCGGCGACAGGGCTTGGGCAAAGGTCTGATTCGAGAAGTCACGCACCGTTTTGCCGCACTGGGGGCGCAGAAAGTTACTATCGGCAGCTATGAAAAGAACGTGGCGGCGGTGGCGCTCTACACATCGGCGGGATACGCGGCGCGGGGGTTCTGGGTGGACTGGGAAACCGAAACCGCCGCCATGAAAGAGGGGCAAGACTCTGCTTGA
- a CDS encoding complex I NDUFA9 subunit family protein, protein MAEQAEHPSRILVTGASGFVGRATLAELTRRGYEVVAGSRQGKGVGRGIGIKLDVTSEKSVRQALQDVQPAAVIHLVGIIAEKGKQTFERVHIEGTRHVLDALRDYDAARQQAHKGDEMERPHPTRYLHMSALGADVLSPSAYSWSKGEAEGLVRLSGLPWTIFRPSLIFGVGDDFFGRVLKNLVSAAPVVPQIGDGQFPFRPISVEDVALAFAEALVKPETVGQIYALTGPQEFTFKELLALEQQALGQQKKVVPVPQKLMDLAVPVISRLPAAPITRDQYAMLKAGNTAPNDAARAAFNLPLHRLQDRLPYIVDRK, encoded by the coding sequence ATGGCTGAGCAAGCAGAACATCCCTCCCGCATCCTCGTGACCGGCGCGAGCGGCTTCGTGGGCCGCGCCACCCTAGCCGAACTCACCCGGCGCGGCTACGAGGTCGTCGCAGGCTCACGGCAGGGCAAGGGCGTGGGCCGGGGCATCGGCATCAAGCTGGACGTGACGAGTGAAAAAAGCGTGCGGCAGGCGCTTCAGGACGTGCAGCCCGCCGCCGTCATTCATCTGGTGGGCATCATCGCCGAGAAAGGCAAGCAGACCTTCGAGCGTGTGCATATCGAGGGCACCCGGCATGTGCTGGACGCCCTCCGCGACTATGACGCTGCCCGGCAACAGGCCCACAAGGGCGACGAGATGGAGCGCCCCCACCCCACCCGCTACCTGCACATGAGCGCGCTCGGCGCCGATGTCCTGAGCCCCAGCGCCTACTCGTGGAGCAAGGGCGAGGCCGAGGGGCTGGTGCGCCTCAGCGGGCTGCCCTGGACCATCTTCCGCCCCAGCCTGATTTTCGGCGTGGGCGACGACTTTTTCGGGCGGGTGCTGAAAAATCTGGTGTCGGCGGCCCCGGTGGTTCCCCAAATCGGAGACGGGCAATTCCCTTTCCGCCCCATCAGCGTGGAGGACGTGGCGCTGGCCTTTGCGGAGGCGCTGGTCAAGCCGGAAACGGTTGGACAGATTTATGCGCTCACCGGCCCGCAGGAGTTCACCTTCAAGGAGTTGCTGGCGCTGGAGCAGCAGGCGCTCGGTCAGCAAAAAAAGGTGGTGCCGGTGCCCCAGAAGCTGATGGACCTCGCCGTCCCGGTCATCAGCCGCCTGCCCGCCGCGCCCATCACCCGCGACCAGTACGCGATGCTCAAGGCCGGCAACACCGCACCGAACGACGCCGCCCGCGCCGCCTTCAACCTGCCGCTGCACCGCTTGCAGGACCGGCTGCCGTACATCGTGGACCGGAAATAA
- a CDS encoding serine hydrolase has product MRGTIRLTLALLLLGAGINACRNREAQDTAPPAAAAAQSQAAPRKAASASSPAPTATEPAVSAPAADGCLPAAPAVTQAPRPPQPLSGRLGLWVAEVDPRTLEPRRAVAFNPDGVFPLASTYKQAVLWALLREFDAGRISPNERFDVTPQNQSLGDYPYDGSNVRELSQRMVQFSDNTATDILHRRIGLQRVQDVADRLHLCHTRLILPTKAWWVAETGLSPAFTSNRDWGTTSGLQRLQLARQIDADAQRQRYDQLQRRLDDYFDHRYDPADDLKVHNLSTPYELATLVTHEFLRPGLSPRAQNWQREVMATGFGRSALKAQHAGNIDFFGGKGGNGWKLLTYSGYFQTKDGRRVVYAFMQHGADETYTMPNTRRAFAWINAAVDEVLGEQRPQKAPAIPLPTDTPAERAKADAVKAAQQDRP; this is encoded by the coding sequence GTGCGCGGCACCATTCGTCTGACCCTGGCGCTGCTGCTGCTGGGGGCCGGCATCAACGCCTGCCGCAACCGGGAAGCTCAGGATACGGCCCCGCCCGCCGCCGCTGCGGCGCAGTCACAAGCTGCCCCACGGAAGGCTGCCTCCGCATCAAGTCCTGCGCCCACAGCAACAGAACCGGCAGTCTCAGCTCCGGCGGCTGACGGCTGCCTTCCCGCTGCCCCGGCTGTCACTCAAGCGCCGCGTCCGCCACAACCCCTCAGCGGGCGGCTGGGCCTGTGGGTGGCCGAGGTGGACCCCCGCACGCTGGAGCCGCGCCGGGCGGTGGCCTTCAACCCCGACGGCGTGTTTCCCCTGGCGAGCACCTACAAGCAGGCCGTGCTCTGGGCGCTGCTGCGCGAGTTCGACGCGGGCAGAATCTCACCGAACGAGCGCTTCGACGTGACGCCGCAAAACCAGAGCCTGGGCGATTACCCCTACGACGGCTCCAATGTGCGCGAGCTCTCGCAGCGCATGGTGCAGTTCAGCGACAACACGGCCACCGACATCCTCCACCGCCGCATCGGGCTGCAACGGGTGCAGGACGTGGCTGACCGCCTGCACCTGTGCCACACCCGCCTGATTCTGCCGACCAAGGCGTGGTGGGTGGCCGAGACGGGGCTCTCACCGGCCTTCACCAGCAACCGCGACTGGGGCACGACCAGTGGCTTGCAGCGCCTGCAACTCGCCCGGCAGATTGACGCCGACGCCCAGCGGCAGCGCTACGACCAGTTGCAGCGGCGGCTCGACGACTATTTCGACCACCGCTATGACCCCGCCGACGATCTGAAGGTCCACAACCTCAGCACCCCTTACGAGCTCGCCACGCTGGTCACCCACGAGTTCCTGCGCCCCGGCCTTTCGCCCCGCGCCCAGAACTGGCAGCGCGAGGTGATGGCAACCGGCTTCGGACGCTCGGCCCTCAAGGCGCAGCACGCGGGCAACATCGACTTTTTCGGCGGTAAGGGCGGCAACGGCTGGAAACTGCTGACCTACAGCGGCTATTTCCAGACCAAGGACGGGCGCCGGGTGGTGTACGCCTTTATGCAGCACGGCGCCGACGAGACCTACACCATGCCCAATACCCGCCGCGCCTTCGCCTGGATCAATGCCGCCGTGGACGAGGTGCTGGGCGAGCAGCGGCCCCAGAAGGCGCCCGCCATCCCGCTGCCCACCGACACCCCCGCCGAGCGTGCCAAGGCCGACGCCGTGAAGGCCGCCCAGCAAGACCGGCCCTGA
- a CDS encoding DegV family protein, with product MSIAIVTDSTSDLTPEHLAALGVTGVPLYVLFEGQLYQDGVQLSARQLVEGVRAGKAIPSTSQPSPAEFAQAYAQALEHADEVLSLHISGQLSGTVGSARLAAQEFGGRVTVVDTHTVTLGLGLQVLRAAELVRAGQSVPQIVQTLERVYPQADLRFTVDTLDFLRLNGRIGGASALLGGLLNIKPLLVVRGGRVDAGGRVRGQKKALADLAEHVRRYVSQHGGARVAFLATVGGEEDRAAVRAQLSDLHFQDMGDHEIGAVVTVHAGPGAVGVALEPLSA from the coding sequence ATGTCGATTGCCATCGTCACGGATTCCACGAGTGACCTGACACCGGAACACCTCGCCGCCCTGGGCGTGACGGGTGTTCCGCTTTATGTGCTGTTCGAAGGTCAGCTCTATCAGGACGGTGTGCAACTCAGCGCCCGGCAGCTCGTGGAGGGGGTGCGCGCCGGCAAGGCGATCCCCAGCACGTCGCAGCCCAGCCCCGCCGAGTTTGCCCAGGCCTACGCTCAAGCGCTGGAACACGCCGACGAAGTGCTCAGCCTGCATATCAGCGGTCAGCTCTCGGGCACGGTCGGCAGTGCCCGGCTGGCGGCGCAGGAGTTCGGAGGCCGAGTCACGGTGGTGGACACCCATACCGTGACGCTGGGGCTGGGCCTTCAGGTGCTGCGCGCCGCCGAATTGGTGCGGGCGGGGCAGAGCGTGCCCCAGATCGTGCAGACCCTGGAACGCGTCTACCCGCAAGCCGACCTGCGGTTTACGGTGGACACGCTGGATTTTCTGCGACTTAACGGGCGCATCGGGGGCGCGTCGGCGCTGCTCGGCGGGCTGCTCAACATCAAGCCGCTGCTCGTCGTGCGCGGGGGTCGGGTGGACGCCGGGGGCCGGGTGCGCGGGCAGAAAAAGGCGCTGGCCGACCTCGCCGAGCATGTGCGCCGCTACGTGAGCCAGCATGGCGGGGCGCGGGTGGCGTTTCTGGCGACGGTGGGTGGGGAAGAGGACCGCGCCGCCGTCCGGGCGCAGCTCAGCGACCTGCACTTTCAGGACATGGGCGACCATGAAATCGGCGCCGTGGTCACGGTGCACGCGGGGCCGGGCGCGGTCGGGGTGGCCCTCGAACCCCTGAGCGCCTGA
- a CDS encoding 30S ribosomal protein S1, with product MEDNTQTPAVNGGTQPTTGDTSTQQAEGTQLDQETQSHQGALNAQTEQAQTEVSQGEQARQQEQAAKTQAQEERDYPEMTMEDILAAEAQEPQSVTRGDIVDGTVVFIGQEGIAVDIGAKVEGVIPLNQLGEEPVTLEQAQEMYKPGDAIEAYVVRVDLPNSQIVLSKKRAEQDKGWRVLERMQEADEAFEVEVLEKVRGGLVAQVEGIRAFLPASQVDTRRVNDLDPYVGKPLMVKLIELNRKRNRVIISHRAIMEAEKAKAREATVGQLEPGAVFEGEVVEITDFGVFVNLGGIDGLVHRSELTYGRFNHPRDVVKVGDKVQVQVIDVDEGRERINLSMKALTQDPWEGATERYHIGQRVKGKVTNLTNFGAFIELEPGLEGLVHVSEMSWTKRVRHPNEVMKEGDEVEAVILRIDPRERRISLGIRQTTDDPWSALPDRYPPGTPVKGKITGMTDFGVFMEIEEGIEGLIHISELDTQRVNNPADLFKKGDEIEAVILNIDPVEQRASLSRRRFLGGGPVPQRGEGGQRDYVSQGGGSRRDSTFGGGQRGGRGGRGGADYAYNAKDAQQGGKISTKLGDVYADLFAQFGLGNDKKDEGSSEE from the coding sequence ATGGAAGACAACACCCAGACCCCCGCTGTCAACGGCGGGACTCAGCCCACGACGGGCGACACCAGCACCCAGCAGGCCGAAGGCACCCAGCTCGACCAGGAGACCCAGTCGCACCAGGGCGCGCTGAACGCTCAGACCGAGCAGGCGCAGACCGAAGTCAGCCAGGGCGAGCAGGCGCGTCAGCAGGAGCAGGCCGCCAAGACCCAGGCTCAGGAAGAGCGCGACTACCCCGAGATGACCATGGAAGACATCCTCGCCGCCGAGGCGCAGGAACCCCAGTCGGTCACCCGTGGTGACATTGTCGACGGCACCGTGGTCTTTATCGGCCAGGAAGGCATCGCCGTGGACATCGGCGCCAAGGTCGAGGGCGTCATTCCCCTCAACCAGCTCGGCGAAGAGCCCGTGACCCTCGAGCAGGCGCAGGAAATGTACAAGCCCGGCGACGCCATCGAAGCGTACGTCGTGCGCGTGGACCTGCCCAACAGCCAGATCGTGCTCAGCAAGAAGCGTGCCGAGCAGGACAAGGGCTGGCGCGTGCTGGAGCGCATGCAGGAAGCCGACGAGGCTTTCGAAGTCGAGGTGCTGGAAAAGGTGCGCGGCGGTCTGGTCGCGCAGGTCGAGGGCATCCGTGCGTTCCTGCCCGCCTCGCAGGTGGACACCCGCCGCGTCAACGACCTCGACCCCTACGTGGGCAAGCCCCTGATGGTCAAGCTCATCGAGCTCAACCGCAAGCGCAACCGCGTGATCATCAGCCACCGCGCCATCATGGAAGCCGAGAAGGCCAAGGCCCGTGAAGCCACGGTCGGTCAGCTCGAGCCCGGCGCCGTGTTCGAAGGCGAAGTGGTCGAAATCACCGACTTCGGTGTGTTCGTCAACCTCGGCGGCATCGACGGTCTGGTGCACCGCAGCGAACTGACCTACGGGCGCTTCAACCACCCCCGCGACGTGGTCAAGGTGGGCGACAAAGTCCAGGTTCAGGTTATCGACGTGGACGAAGGCCGCGAGCGCATCAACCTGAGCATGAAGGCCCTGACCCAGGATCCCTGGGAAGGTGCGACCGAGCGCTACCACATCGGCCAGCGCGTGAAGGGCAAGGTCACCAACCTGACCAACTTCGGCGCCTTCATCGAACTCGAACCCGGCCTCGAAGGTCTGGTGCACGTCAGCGAAATGAGCTGGACCAAGCGCGTGCGTCACCCCAACGAAGTCATGAAGGAAGGCGACGAGGTCGAAGCCGTCATCCTGCGCATCGACCCCCGCGAGCGCCGGATCAGCCTCGGGATTCGTCAGACCACGGATGATCCGTGGAGCGCCTTGCCCGACCGCTACCCGCCCGGCACCCCGGTCAAGGGCAAGATCACCGGCATGACCGATTTCGGCGTGTTCATGGAGATCGAAGAAGGGATCGAAGGCCTGATTCACATCAGCGAACTCGACACCCAGCGCGTCAACAACCCCGCCGACCTGTTCAAGAAGGGCGACGAGATCGAAGCCGTGATTCTGAACATCGACCCGGTGGAGCAGCGCGCCAGCCTCAGCCGTCGCCGCTTCCTCGGCGGTGGCCCCGTGCCCCAGCGCGGTGAAGGCGGCCAGCGCGACTACGTCAGCCAGGGTGGCGGCAGCCGCCGTGACTCGACCTTCGGCGGTGGCCAGCGCGGTGGCCGTGGCGGACGCGGCGGTGCCGACTACGCCTACAACGCCAAGGACGCCCAGCAGGGTGGCAAGATCAGCACCAAGCTCGGCGACGTCTACGCGGACCTGTTCGCGCAGTTCGGCCTGGGCAACGACAAGAAGGACGAAGGCAGCAGCGAAGAATAA